One part of the Chryseobacterium sp. 7 genome encodes these proteins:
- a CDS encoding response regulator transcription factor has protein sequence MKILIIEDNHELAQSMKYYLEGESYICECACHYNEALERLSFNSYDCILLDIMLPDGNGLNILNYIKTEKINSGILIISAKNALDDKINGLEKGADDYITKPFHLPELHARLRAVYRRKKMDGYSEVKFNEIALNTDTYEVAVHTKRLEVTQKEFELLLYFLVNKNRVLSKQSIANHLWGDYTDNLANFDFVYQHVKNLRKKIGAARGNDYIETIYGLGYKFNALKHSGA, from the coding sequence ATGAAAATCCTGATCATAGAAGACAACCATGAGCTTGCCCAAAGTATGAAATATTACCTTGAAGGTGAAAGCTATATCTGCGAATGTGCCTGCCATTACAATGAAGCTCTGGAAAGACTCAGCTTCAATTCGTATGACTGCATTCTGTTGGATATTATGCTGCCTGACGGAAACGGATTAAACATTTTAAATTATATTAAAACCGAAAAAATCAACAGCGGAATACTTATTATTTCTGCTAAAAACGCATTGGATGATAAAATTAACGGGCTGGAAAAAGGCGCTGACGATTATATTACCAAACCCTTCCATTTACCGGAATTACATGCCAGATTAAGAGCCGTATACCGCAGGAAAAAAATGGACGGTTACAGCGAAGTGAAATTCAATGAAATAGCATTAAATACAGACACTTATGAAGTCGCTGTTCATACAAAAAGACTGGAAGTCACCCAAAAAGAATTTGAATTGCTGCTGTATTTTCTCGTGAACAAAAACCGCGTCTTATCAAAGCAGTCTATTGCTAATCATCTTTGGGGCGATTATACGGATAATTTGGCTAATTTTGACTTTGTTTATCAGCACGTTAAAAACCTTAGAAAAAAGATCGGGGCTGCCCGCGGCAACGATTATATTGAAACCATCTACGGATTGGGTTACAAGTTTAATGCTCTAAAACATAGTGGTGCATGA